Proteins from one Telopea speciosissima isolate NSW1024214 ecotype Mountain lineage chromosome 1, Tspe_v1, whole genome shotgun sequence genomic window:
- the LOC122642932 gene encoding mitochondrial adenine nucleotide transporter ADNT1-like, translating into MASEDVVGKTTGESAVSTIVNLAEEAKLAREGVKSPGPAVLSICKSLAAGGIAGGVSRTAVAPLERMKILLQVQNPHSIKYNGTIQGLKYIWRTEGFRGLFKGNGTNCARIVPNSAVKFFSYEQASQGILWLYRQQPGNEDAQLTPLLRLGAGATAGIIAMSATYPMDMVRGRLTVQTEKSPYQYRGMFHALRTVLVEEGPRALYKGWLPSVIGVIPYVGLNFAVYESLKEWLVESRSFGLADGSELSVTTKLACGAAAGTVGQTVAYPLDVIRRRMQMVGWKDASSIVTGDGGGKAALEYSGMVDAFRKTVRNEGFGALYKGLVPNSVKVVPSIAIAFVSYEMVKDVLGVEVRISD; encoded by the exons ATGGCTTCTGAAGATGTGGTTGGGAAGACAACGGGTGAGTCGGCCGTTTCAACGATCGTCAATCTTGCTGAAGAGGCAAAGCTTGCCAGGGAAGGAGTTAAGTCTCCAGGTCCTGCCGTACTCAGTATATGCAAGTCTCTTGCTGCTGGAGGAATCGCTGGGGGAGT TTCACGTACTGCTGTTGCTCCATTGGAACGGATGAAAATTTTACTCCAG GTTCAAAATCCGCATAGTATAAAGTATAACGGAACAATTCAAGGTTTGAAGTATATATGGAGAACCGAAGGTTTCCGAGGACTGTTCAAGGGCAACGGTACCAATTGTGCTCGTATTGTCCCAAACTCGGCAGTCAAGTTTTTCAGTTATGAGCAAGCATCTCA GGGCATTTTGTGGCTTTATCGGCAGCAACCGGGCAATG AGGATGCTCAGTTGACTCCTCTTTTACGCCTTGGAGCTGGAGCAACAGCTGGAATTATTGCTATGTCAGCAACTTACCCGATGGACATGGTACGAGGCAGGCTTACTGTGCAG ACAGAGAAGTCCCCTTACCAGTACAGAGGGATGTTCCATGCCCTAAGAACTGTCCTCGTGGAAGAAGGCCCACGGGCTTTGTACAAAGGCTGGCTTCCTTCTGTGATAGGAGTT ATTCCATATGTGGGTCTCAACTTTGCCGTGTATGAATCTCTGAAGGAATGGCTGGTCGAAAGTAGATCATTTGGACTAGCAGATGGTTCTGAGTTGAGCGTGACAACAAAGCTTGCTTGTGGAGCTGCTGCAGGAACTGTTGGCCAGACAGTTGCTTACCCACTTGATGTTATTCGCCGACGAATGCAGATGGTGGGCTGGAAGGATGCTTCTTCAATTGTCACTGGCGATGGTGGGGGCAAAGCAGCACTTGAATATTCTGGCATGGTAGATGCATTCCGAAAGACAGTTAGGAACGAGGGCTTTGGAGCATTGTACAAGGGCTTAGTCCCCAACTCAGTGAAG GTGGTTCCATCTATTGCGATTGCGTTTGTGTCATATGAGATGGTGAAGGATGTTCTTGGAGTTGAGGTGAGAATATCAGACTGA
- the LOC122668920 gene encoding COP1-interactive protein 1-like, translating into MMKHQWRDSIKSFVGDHVSPEKTEQLKENKNEIENKVKKILNLIKDEGEEGNSIVNSNRESELFDLVKDFLEQYQSLYNHYNQLTAKLQEKFHYQEGKDGDLSASSSTDSDSDHSSIERASENGTQGNELQKRDKIFKQELQAANDQVADLKQRLEDAYSEKEALRADMDKALSSIDEGKKLSEDLHAKADLLNDEKSTLSVENGSLKQELESMKGEVSDLKQRLESTNERAADLSQGLGSAQEENMALASKNVEMSNGIAQAQRVIQELTEEVQQLSQRSKESEAEHAALKKIREEFENESLARIKGFEAQVTDLQSELDSLRAQKRNLEQNFEDKSKETMQLGEENLGLLSVQTDLRGQISELEIISRERGSEISVLLKKIKDSQSETTTQTENVTAQLNNLQLEVDSLHAQKSDLEEKIKCKSDETKQLREENLVLQQGLTGLRDQVIEWERTVKEKEGEISALDEELKDRKKETAVQINDLLLELDSLRTKENQLQLQIEEKNQEVPEYEKKIENLYREKDHLAVQVTDLQLEVKSLLSQKGELEEQIKIKNHQAEELREENQALQLMGTKLQDQILDLERISSERGDELSALLEKHEDSKNEGSALITGLMAQVNELQVELDSSRSQKSQLELQIVEEKQEAAGRQAQVENINMELTSKVADQKRLLDDQEDRISKLTEEYKQLEDQCQESQESLQVAQKKIEEMGEVYQRNIDSKDEMIHMLQRMAEELKKEVEIGREEVTTLKTELSELEGNHRDLQERLDSTESDKTVATVEKERLLSETTEKMQRIQREQQGEIARLQDEINTIEVKLRLSNRKLHVTEQLLTERDESYRKKEEKFLQECKELEEKNANLSTEIATAQSDLIEIRNTLEKISNSFSGLELVFQKFQEDDSSFRNRIAEVSEALRIAKIWVMGSNDKKVELESSVGNLIEQLKDKQEQEMELRERVGALEVKVREGEEEKEKLMMSVTELEKKARELEKRLKEREDVVLSMEEEKKEAIRQLCIWIEYHRDQIDFLKALISKTRVSNQRAT; encoded by the coding sequence AACCATTATAATCAGCTTACTGCAAAGTTACAGGAGAAGTTTCATTACCAAGAAGGAAAGGATGGTGACTTATCAGCTAGTTCCAGCACAGATTCTGATTCAGATCATTCTTCCATAGAGAGAGCCAGTGAAAATGGAACACAGGGAAATGAGCTTCAAAAGCGGGACAAAATCTTTAAACAAGAACTTCAAGCTGCAAATGACCAAGTTGCTGACCTGAAGCAAAGATTGGAAGATGCATACAGTGAGAAGGAAGCTTTGAGAGCAGATATGGACAAAGCTTTGAGTAGTATTGATGAGGGCAAGAAATTATCCGAAGACCTGCATGCCAAAGCTGATCTATTGAATGATGAGAAGTCAACATTGTCGGTTGAGAATGGATCATTAAAACAAGAACTGGAATCTATGAAAGGGGAAGTTTCTGATCTGAAGCAAAGACTGGAGTCTACAAATGAGAGGGCTGCTGATTTATCTCAGGGACTGGGTTCTGCTCAGGAGGAGAATATGGCACTGGCTTCAAAAAATGTAGAAATGTCAAATGGCATTGCTCAGGCACAGAGAGTAATACAGGAACTTACAGAAGAAGTTCAACAGTTGAGTCAGAGATCCAAAGAGAGTGAAGCTGAACATGCTGCACTCAAAAAGATACGCGAGGAATTTGAAAATGAATCATTAGCTCGAATAAAGGGTTTTGAGGCACAGGTAACTGATTTGCAGTCAGAGCTGGACTCTTTACGAGCCCAGAAAAGGAATCTGGAACAGAACTTTGAAGATAAATCAAAGGAAACTATGCAGTTGGGTGAGGAAAATTTGGGGCTGCTTTCGGTTCAAACTGATCTACGAGGCCAAATCTCAGAGTTGGAAATAATATCAAGAGAGCGAGGGAGTGAAATTTCTGTTCTCTTGAAGAAAATTAAGGATAGCCAGAGCGAGACAACAACTCAAACAGAGAATGTAACAGCGCAGTTGAACAATCTGCAACTGGAGGTGGACTCGTTACATGCTCAGAAAAGTGATTTGGAAGAGAAAATCAaatgtaaaagtgatgaaaCTAAACAATTGAGGGAGGAGAATTTGGTATTGCAGCAAGGCCTAACTGGCTTGCGAGATCAGGTAATTGAATGGGAAAGAAcagtgaaagaaaaagaaggcgaAATCTCTGCTCTCGATGAGGAACTGAAGGACAGAAAGAAGGAAACAGCAGttcagatcaatgacttgctACTGGAACTAGATTCCTTGCGGACTAAGGAAAACCAATTACAATTGCAAATTGaggaaaaaaaccaagaagttccagaatatgagaagaagattgaaaatctGTATCGTGAAAAAGatcatctggcagtgcaggtaaCTGACCTTCAGCTGGAGGTGAAGTCTTTATTGTCACAGAAAGGTGAATTAGAAGAGCAGATCAAAATTAAGAATCATCAAGCAGAGGAGTTGAGGGAGGAAAACCAGGCACTGCAGCTCATGGGGACCAAGTTGCAAGAtcagattttggatttggagaGAATATCATCAGAGAGAGGAGATGAACTCTCAGCTCTTCTGGAGAAACATGAGGATAGCAAGAATGAAGGGTCAGCTCTAATCACAGGCTTAATGGCACAGGTCAATGAACTGCAAGTGGAGTTGGACTCGTCGCGCTCCCAGAAAAGCCAATTGGAATTGCAGATTGtggaagaaaaacaagaagctGCGGGAAGACAGGCCCAAGTGGAGAATATAAACATGGAGTTAACTAGCAAGGTTGCTGATCAGAAGAGATTGCTAGATGACCAGGAAGATAGAATCAGCAAGTTAACTGAAGAGTACAAACAACTTGAGGATCAATGTCAGGAATCGCAAGAGAGTCTCCAAGTGGCGCAAAAAAAGATTGAAGAAATGGGAGAAGTGTACCAAAGAAATATTGATTCTAAAGATGAGATGATTCATATGTTGCAGAGGATGGCTGAGGAGCTGAAGAAAGAGGTAGAAATTGGAAGAGAAGAGGTTACTACACTGAAAACAGAGTTGAGTGAATTGGAGGGGAATCATAGAGATCTTCAGGAAAGGCTTGACTCCACAGAATCAGATAAGACAGTTGCAACTGTAGAGAAGGAGCGCCTTTTGTCTGAAACCACAGAAAAGATGCAGAGAATTCAAAGAGAGCAGCAAGGTGAGATTGCAAGGTTACAGGATGAAATCAACACTATTGAAGTTAAACTACGGCTGTCAAACCGGAAGCTACATGTCACTGAACAATTACTCACTGAGAGAGATGAAAGCTacaggaagaaggaagagaagttCCTACAAGAATGCAAAGAACTTGAGGAAAAAAATGCCAACTTGTCCACTGAGATTGCTACTGCTCAGAGTGATCTCATAGAGATCAGGAATACACTGGAGAAGATTAGCAATTCATTCTCTGGACTTGAACTGGTGTTCCAGAAGTTCCAGGAAGATGACAGTTCCTTCCGGAACCGTATTGCTGAAGTCTCAGAAGCACTTCGGATTGCAAAGATCTGGGTCATGGGCTCAAATGATAAGAAAGTAGAACTGGAGAGTTCTGTAGGTAATCTAATTGAGCAACTGAAAGATAAGCAAGAACAGGAAATGGAGCTAAGAGAGAGAGTTGGGGCGTTAGAAGTGAAGGTGAGagagggggaagaggagaaggagaaactGATGATGAGTGTAACTGAACTTGAGAAGAAGGCAAGAGAATTGGAAaagagactcaaagaaagagaagatgtggtgctcagtatggaagaagagaagaaagaagctaTAAGGCAGTTATGCATTTGGATTGAGTACCACCGTGATCAAATCGATTTTCTGAAAGCATTGATCTCGAAAACAAGAGTGAGCAACCAGAGGGCAACTTAG